The Pedobacter frigiditerrae genomic sequence TTTACCACACGATATTGCTTTTTGGTATTGTAATATTTAACCCTAATAAAACCTGTTTTATTATCATATCTCACCATAAAAGCGGTGTATTCCGTTGCATCTTGAAATTTGTACTTAATTTCATAAATGGTATTGGCAGAGCCGATTAATGCACAAAACAGAAGAGCTATTGATAAAATAAAGGCTTTCATGAGCAGAGCGATTTACGAGTTAGATAGCTGAACTAAAGTAGCGGTTTTTGCCTATTCTAAAAATACCCAATTGTGGGTATAATTTAAACTGTCAATCTGAGCTTGTCGAAGACTCTTTTTTAAATCTTTTAACAAACCTAAATTGATGATCTTTGAACTAAAATTTGTCGCATTTATGCCTCTTAATTGTCTCGAAATAGTTCATCTATATTAAAAAAATGATTCTAATTTAGTGGGAATAAAAAAATAGAGACTAATGAGAAAAATAATTTCATTTATGCACATATCACTTGATGGTTTTGTAGCAGGACCGAATGGAGAAATGAATTGGATTAAAGTTGATGAAGAAATTTTTGATCATGGCGCTAAACGCATAGGCGAAGGAGATACAGCATTGTATGGACGAGTGACATATCAAATGATGGAAAGTTATTGGCCAACTGCGGCAGACAAACCAGATGCGAGTAGGCATGATATTGAACATTCAAAGTGGTATGCTAAAGTTCATAAAGTTGTTTTATCGAAAACATTAGAAGGACAAGATTTAAGCAATACAACAATTATTAATGAGAATCTTGTAGACAACATAAATAAAGTGAAACAAGGTGAAGGTGCTGATA encodes the following:
- a CDS encoding dihydrofolate reductase family protein; the encoded protein is MRKIISFMHISLDGFVAGPNGEMNWIKVDEEIFDHGAKRIGEGDTALYGRVTYQMMESYWPTAADKPDASRHDIEHSKWYAKVHKVVLSKTLEGQDLSNTTIINENLVDNINKVKQGEGADILLFGSPTATHSLMQQNLIDGYWLFVNPIILGEGIPLFVNVKDKIKLKLLNTRQFTSGVTELNYIVDK